One genomic region from Trichocoleus desertorum ATA4-8-CV12 encodes:
- a CDS encoding DUF2157 domain-containing protein — translation MPSDKFRYQLRQEAEHWRRDGLIDAIQYQQLAERYQFNTLETAARNRFTLVLIGLGSILVGLAAITFVAANWQEWPRSVRMTLLLSLFVGVNTTGFYLWRQRYDSGAERWQQRLGQGLLLLGALVLGANLALMAQMFQVNGPSYELYLVWGLGVIAMAYSLRLTSLGVVAILLLGLGYWQAFFNWRTLELGSIWLSWLLQYMPLCIGLLTVPLAYWCRSRVIFVLGAIALISAFEGNLSSGAFGYGRMLIGTNWALAIAFALPPALLWAYDDTFWAERGQHRPLSLEVRRPFQFLARSLALLFLSVLLYWLSFHWFWDGQATYYPTTTNPATFNALWVNVTVLLGVALLEWLYLARQARSRSPHRPVELSTPVMASFIAILAVLPFLSLGGEFMPAIATLIVNILLFLLGGGLIREGIASGQRRIFWLGMTLLSLQILSRLFEYSTGLVFKSLVLFLCGIGIIAIGLWFERYVRTLSVQPLLSATPTPTEGENS, via the coding sequence ATGCCTTCAGACAAATTTCGATATCAGCTACGTCAGGAAGCGGAACACTGGCGTAGGGATGGTTTAATTGATGCAATTCAGTACCAACAACTCGCCGAGCGCTATCAGTTCAACACCTTAGAAACGGCGGCTCGTAACCGCTTTACGCTTGTTTTGATTGGTCTTGGTAGCATTCTAGTTGGTTTAGCCGCCATTACCTTTGTGGCAGCCAACTGGCAAGAGTGGCCCCGATCCGTCAGGATGACCCTGTTGCTTAGTTTATTCGTGGGGGTCAATACGACTGGATTTTACCTCTGGCGGCAGCGTTACGATTCGGGTGCAGAGCGCTGGCAGCAAAGGCTAGGCCAAGGTCTACTGCTACTCGGCGCTCTAGTCTTAGGCGCAAACTTGGCGCTGATGGCTCAGATGTTTCAGGTAAACGGCCCCAGCTATGAACTCTATTTGGTGTGGGGGTTGGGCGTTATAGCGATGGCTTATAGCTTACGTCTCACTTCCTTGGGGGTTGTAGCTATCCTGCTGCTAGGGCTGGGATACTGGCAAGCGTTCTTTAATTGGAGAACGCTGGAACTAGGTAGCATTTGGCTAAGCTGGTTATTGCAATACATGCCTCTCTGTATTGGTCTGCTCACCGTTCCGCTCGCTTATTGGTGCCGCTCTCGCGTCATTTTTGTTCTAGGCGCGATCGCTTTGATCTCAGCTTTTGAAGGCAACTTAAGCTCTGGAGCTTTTGGTTATGGCCGAATGCTAATTGGCACAAATTGGGCGCTAGCGATCGCCTTTGCCCTACCTCCCGCTTTGCTCTGGGCCTACGATGATACCTTTTGGGCCGAACGAGGCCAACATCGACCCCTCAGCTTAGAGGTGCGCCGCCCCTTTCAATTTCTCGCACGTAGCTTAGCACTGCTCTTTTTGAGTGTGCTGCTGTACTGGCTCTCATTCCACTGGTTTTGGGATGGACAAGCTACTTACTACCCCACCACCACAAACCCAGCGACATTCAATGCGCTGTGGGTGAACGTAACGGTGCTCTTAGGAGTCGCCCTGCTGGAATGGTTATACTTAGCTCGCCAAGCTAGGAGCCGTTCTCCGCACCGTCCTGTAGAGCTTTCTACACCAGTAATGGCCAGTTTTATTGCCATCCTCGCTGTGCTACCGTTTTTGTCCCTAGGGGGGGAATTTATGCCAGCGATCGCCACCCTAATCGTGAATATACTGTTATTTCTCCTAGGGGGTGGGCTAATTCGAGAGGGGATTGCCTCTGGTCAACGCCGGATATTTTGGCTTGGCATGACTTTATTGAGCCTACAAATTTTGAGTCGGCTATTTGAGTACAGTACAGGCTTAGTGTTTAAGTCTTTGGTTCTCTTCTTGTGTGGCATCGGTATCATTGCCATTGGGCTTTGGTTCGAGCGCTACGTTCGTACCCTCAGCGTCCAGCCCCTGCTCTCAGCCACTCCCACCCCAACTGAGGGAGAAAATTCATGA